Proteins found in one Epinephelus fuscoguttatus linkage group LG4, E.fuscoguttatus.final_Chr_v1 genomic segment:
- the LOC125887287 gene encoding zinc finger C3H1 domain-containing protein-like isoform X1, translating into MDLNTRSGSPREEGELEDGEICDDETEESVPLRRGDGSRPGRGAPPRTRKPRQHPHDMPPHLGHQPPDFRLMMPYNRGPHGHGPFPPSHRQQCGPSGPDRPPAPSTPPPPPLLLPPGLGPHGEPSPRTSFWERSHCALGRFRHRAMPNGGRGGWNRGNRGGGNTRGPLGRYGPGESHGNKKDSPMRKQKQQGRNQGRKAAHSVSKPENSVDESFEDLLSKYKQIQLELECIRKEETMALEPKVSPSRDQTPDHTTSITETKPVPETVSESVPDPAQAAAAAAAEEASEKKVFQAFNIKPLRQKLPPPVSLQELKKKWVEQEGGSHAEDKGGEEGEERMTQDGAETEQKAEEESEGAKKKTETSECGGEETLKNDKEETKLTCSSRRSSTSSEDSVVMIDKEQPVVRVEEEELSELQLRLLALQSASKKWQQKEQQVMKKSKDRITKAVQEKSSSSGTAAPLSRQRVTTRSASTAAAAAAAAAATADRSRTRSKPLERERDRTKSGSRAADRDRERPQERDRPKASPKPGPKAPPDRGRAPGKPHAAKKMISPGSAAKQAFRKQQLRTWKLQQQREQEEKRRQEEEERRKREDEIRRIRDLSNQDEQYNRFMKLVGGKTRTRSQSRDGEHRKSAGKQGLDASGNLYQYDNYDEVAMDTDSETGSPVSSPTHNNLLIADDAVCFPPMSLYVGDALQFGPDFSQPFLSPILSGVPPPPPPLPPPPDEPEPPPKPPFADEEEEEEMLLRETCLMSMANKRVTATEEKTSSGPPSPSCQPAAGMQQPIRGNLSTVSLNTVTQSRSSKFSRGHHAARAPLMLPRHKSVVVSLKDSDDSDSDMDACSSSQSAFGGLEFMIKEARRTVEAAKPKAASGSEKENNPLRTPEALPEAKRAEYRLLKEEIASREKQKMLKDHSPSPRGSGSPAISESVLDPSVKSSTELKVTEAEQKLSKHRELLQRDEAILRQLLHQELKKRESLKAAETKVSKLREQLQASEKIVSANKTLLKKLQEQVHRVEHRVSIKKSVAARLEKELTEAQLAAGRGPKRRTDSSQTLPNKLQRLDGAPRGSERHFAELIAQKQRLQQLESEYALKIQKLKEAQALHNKGLTLELPVEPQLRASTPPERQTQIPPPSTPFSLPQPSLHDLTQDKLTLDSEDVTEADDHESESTPAARGTRRNSLRQSSCSFTKPHLEQLSSPPAKETSSKPAKTSAQTSAKTSASCTLPAEVFAGQDMEALKLRYQQQPRLGELLQRELQRVGGHVHNPANKKVVAMEVDTATNQAGSSELKPVPFGSYHSPLLVFRSYRFSPYYRTKEKLSLSSVTYSNTIEPKKCFCRFDLTGTCNDDDCRWQHMRNCTLTGNQLFQDILSYNLSLIGCSETSSDEDISVATEKYMKKLFGTNKDRMGVDQKAVLLVSKVNESKRHVPPFTTCKDTRTWRPKPSAQSSFRPEDDSEDESAGGEMTPPGRLDGVSRTNMSALDVCVTSEDKRYFVSETDDISNLESSVLESPCDTQLWIKLAFKYLSQNETSAAECLEAALNTLSRSLETNCDDPEVWSHYLSLFSRRGSREEVQEMCEMAVEHAPHYQVWWKYLNLESSFEGKDYVCDRLLQFLLSEASSGVTDKLSFQLMEALLYRVNLNLFTGRMESALAILQNALKSAHERSIAEHLTASDRALLWLSYIHLTEFDRLPSSLFDPAESGPSRLVSRESFLLPWRTPQDISTPLHILIALFQDAIHQCSDESLSQSERTLACLPLHTNLIFLNKLLDRLDEGVALCKSLLESCPESCAVRDALAELHIRRGDENQAVNMWLQALAECPNNAEVFYHSCKFLMAQEKSSAIAPLFRVFILSLCEDQQSQRKPVDVLRYILGFPTEGLLRGPVIRELQEQLSEQMPYLHLIHCCWQWLHGSVDDTVDAFERALGSAMKLEELHKLWMDYLVFSSQQVRGPSNSQSKQFSDLVYRCLSTVPSRLEVPFNPAEFWSCYSFHNKVVMLYLSCLPQSQHALVLERLRYAMPNNTELGLRLLYQEWQDGNIEHLKFQVRMLSSLAPKCLTYWNIAISVERELKEPSEVRLLYQQALQTLPLCAALWKHRLLFEAAEGRSSDRLRTLVDRCQQVGVSLSEPLSVETCAEQTEHQ; encoded by the exons ATGGATCTAAACACGAGGAGCGGTTCTCCCAGAGAGGAGGGCGAGCTGGAGGACGGAGAGATCTGCGATGATGAAACCGAGGAAAGTGTGCCACTCCGGCGGGGGGATGGTAGCAGGCCCGGCCGCGGCGCTCCTCCACGGACACGGAAACCTCGCCAACACCCGCACGACATGCCGCCACACCTGGGCCACCAGCCGCCAGACTTTCGCCTCATGATGCCATACAACCGCGGACCTCACGGACACGGCCCGTTCCCCCCGAGCCACCGGCAGCAGTGCGGGCCGAGCGGGCCCGACCGGCCTCCGGCTCCGTCCACTCCGCCGCCGCCTCCGCTGCTGCTGCCCCCGGGGCTCGGTCCTCACGGCGAGCCGAGCCCGAGGACCAGCTTCTGGGAACGGAGCCACTGTGCCCTGGGCCGGTTCAGGCACCGAGCCATGCCGAACGGTGGACGCGGGGGCTGGAACCGTGGCAATCGGGGCGGTGGTAACACCAGAGGTCCCCTCGGTCGTTACGGGCCCGGAGAGAGTCACGGTAACAAGAAAGACTCTCCCATGAGAAAAC AGAAGCAGCAGGGGAGGAACCAGGGAAGGAAAGCTGCTCACAGTGTTTCCAAACCAGAGAACAGTGTTGACGAGTCCTTCGAGGACTTACTCTCCAAGTATAAGCAGATTCAGCTGGAGCTGGAGTGCATCCGCAAAGAGGAGACGATGGCTCTGGAGCCCAAAGTGTCCCCCTCCAGAGACCAGACCCCAGACCACACTACCAGTATCACAGAGACCAAACCAGTACCTGAAACAGTATCTGAATCAGTACCTGATCCAGCtcaggctgcagcagcagcagcagcagaggaagcaTCAGAGAAGAAAGTGTTCCAGGCGTTCAACATTAAACCACTCCGTCAGAAACTCCCTCCTCCTGTCAGTCTGCAGGAGCTGAAGAAGAAGTGGGTGGAGCAGGAGGGAGGAAGCCACGCTGAGGACAAGG GTGgtgaagaaggagaagaaagaatGACACAAGATGGAGCAGAAACGGAGCAAAAAGCTGAAGAAGAGTCAGAGGGCGCGAAGAAAAAGACGGAGACGTCTGAGTGCGGTGGAGAGGAAACGCTTAAAAACGATAAGGAGGAAACTAAACTGACGTGTTCGAGTCGGCGATCATCGACCTCCAGCGAGGACTCTGTCGTCATGATTGAcaag GAGCAGCCAGTGGTacgagtggaggaggaggagctgtcagagctgcagctgcgCCTCCTCGCTCTGCAGTCGGCCAGTAAGAAGTGGCAGCAGAAGGAGCAGCAGGTAATGAAGAAGAGCAAAGACCGGATCACAAAAGCGGTTCAGGAGAAGAGCTCCAGCTCTGGAACTGCTGCTCCTCTGAGCAGGCAGAGAGTCACCACCAGGTCTGCctccactgctgcagctgctgctgctgccgccgctgctACTGCAGACAGGAGCAGAACCAGGTCCAAACCTCTGGAAAGGGAGCGGGACAGAACTAAGAGTGGGTCcagagctgcagacagagacagagagcggCCTCAGGAGAGAGACAGGCCCAAAGCCAGTCCTAAACCTGGACCCAAAGCTCCGCCGGACAGAGGGCGAGCTCCAGGGAAACCTCACGCAGCCAAGAAGATGATCAGCCCAG GCTCGGCGGCGAAGCAAGCGTTCAGGAAACAACAGCTGAGGACGTggaagctgcagcagcaaagagagcaggaggagaaacgtcgacaggaagaggaggagcgaCGAAAACGAGAAGACGAGATCCGACGAATCCGAGATCTGTCCAATCAAGACGAGCAGTACAACCGTTTCATGAAGCTGGTGGGAGGGAAGACGAGGACGCGCAGCCAG TCCAGAGATGGAGAACACAGGAAAAGTGCAGGTAAACAGGGACTGGACGCCTCTGGGAACCTCTACCAATACGACAACTACGATGAGGTTGCCATGGACACGGACAGTGAGACGGGATCACCAG TCTCGTCTCCGACACACAACAACCTGCTGATTGCAGACGATGCAGTGTGTTTCCCTCCCATGTCTCTGTACGTTGGCGACGCTCTTCAGTTTGGACCG gatTTCTCTCAGCCGTTCCTCTCCCCCATATTGTCCGGtgttcctcctccacctccacctctcccCCCTCCACCAGACGAGCCAGAGCCTCCTCCAAAACCTCCCTTTgctgatgaggaagaggaggaggagatgctACTCAGGGAGACCTGTCTGATGTCGATGGCCAACAAGAGAGTGACGGCCACAGAG gagaAGACCTCCAGCGGTCCTCCGTCTCCCAGCTGTCAGCCAGCTGCAGGcatgcagcagccaatcagaggcaacCTGAGCACTGTCAGTCTGAACACCGTCACTCAGTCAAGAAGCAGCAAGTTCAGTAGAGGACATCATGCTGCCAGAGCTCCGTTGATG CTGCCTCGACACAAGTCAGTGGTGGTTTCTCTCAAAGACTCTGATGACAGTGACTCGGACATGGATgcctgcagctcctctcagTCAGCATTTGGAGGACTGGAGTTCATGATCAAGGAGGCCCGGAGAACAGTGGAG GCAGCGAAGCCTAAAGCAGCGTCGGGCTCTGAGAAGGAGAACAACCCGCTCAGAACTCCAGAGGCTTTACCTGAAGCTAAGAGAGCAGAGTACCGCCTGCTCAAAGAGGAAATCGCCAG CCGGGAGAAGCAGAAGATGCTGAAGGATCACAGTCCGAGTCCTCGTGGCTCCGGCTCTCCTGCTATCTCTGAATCTGTGCTGGATCCATCAGTGAAGTCCTCCACAGAGCTGAAAGTGACTGAAGCAGAGCAAAAACTCAGCAAACACAG GGAGCTGCTGCAGCGAGACGAGGCCATCCTCAGACAGCTGCTCCACCAGGAGCTAAAGAAGAGAGAATCTCTGAAGGCTGCTGAGACCAAAGTGTCCAAACTGAGAGAGCAGCTGCAGGCGTCAGAGAAGATCGTCAGTGCCAACAAGACGCTGCTGAAGAAGCTGCAGGAGCAG GTGCATCGTGTTGAACATCGGGTGTCCATAAAGAAGTCTGTGGCTGCACGATTGGAGAAGGAGCTGACTGAGGCTCAGCTGGCTGCAGGCAGAGGACCAAAACGCAGAACAGATTCCAGCCAGACTCTG CCCAATAAGCTGCAGCGTCTGGATGGAGCTCCTCGTGGATCGGAACGCCACTTTGCGGAGCTGATCGCTCAGAAGCAGCggttgcagcagctggagtcagagtACGCCCTGAAGATCCAGAAGCTGAAGGAGGCTCAGGCTCTGCACAACAAAGGATTGACATTAGAGTTGCCTGTGGAGCCACAGCTACGAGCCTCCACCCCTCCTGAGCGTCAGACCCAGATCCCACCTCCCTCCACCCCCTTCTCTCTGCCCCAGCCCTCCCTGCACGACCTCACCCAGGACAAACTCACCCTGGACAGCGAAGACGTCACAGAGGCCGACGATCATGAGTCAGAATCGACACCTGCTGCAAGAGGAACCCGCCGAAACTCCCTCCGTCAGTCCAGCTGCTCCTTCACCAAACCCCACCTGGAGCAGCTGAGCTCCCCTCCAGCGAAAGAAACCAGCTCCAAACCTGCCAAAACCTCTGCCCAGACCTCCGCCAAGACGTCAGCCAGCTGCACGCTGCCTGCAGAGGTGTTTGCAGGGCAGGACATGGAGGCTCTGAAGCTGAGGTACCAGCAGCAGCCCCGACTGGGAGAGCTGTTGCAGAGGGAGCTGCAGAGAGTGGGTGGACATGTCCACAACCCCGCCAATAAAAAG GTGGTCGCCATGGAGGTCGACACAGCAACGAACCAAGCAGGGAGCTCTGAGCTGAAGCCTGTTCCCTTTGGGTCATATCACAGCCCTCTGTTGGTCTTCAGGTCATACAG gtTCAGTCCGTATTACAGGACCAAGGAGAAGTTGTCTCTGAGCTCCGTCACATATAGCAACACCATCGAACCAAAAAAGTGTTTCTGTCGCTTTGATCTCACAGGAACCTGCAACGACGACGACTGCAGATG GCAGCACATGAGGAACTGCACTTTGACTGGAAACCAACTTTTCCAGGACATCCTGTCATACAATCTGTCGCTGATCGGCTGTTCTGAGACCAGCTCAGACGAGGACATCAGTGTCGCCACAG AAAAGTACATGAAGAAGCTGTTTGGCACAAACAAAGACCGTATGGGGGTCGACCAGAAGGCCGTCCTCCTCGTCAGCAAGGTCAACGAAAGCAAACGACATG TCCCTCCATTCACCACCTGTAAAGACACGAGGACGTGGAGGCCGAAGCCGTCTGCGCAGAGCAGTTTCAGGCCAGAGGATGACAGCGAGGATGagtctgcaggaggagagatgACGCCGCCAGGGAGACTTG ATGGCGTCTCCAGGACCAACATGTCTGCTCTGGACGTTTGCGTCACATCAGAGGACAAACGTTATTTTGTCAGTGAGACGGACGACATTTCAAACCTGGAGAGCAGTGTCCTGGAGAGTCCCTGTGACACTCAGCTGTGGATCAAATTAGCCTTCAAATACCTCAGTCAGAATGAAAC GTCTGCAGCAGAGTGTTTAGAAGCCGCCCTGAACACGTTGTCTCGCTCTCTGGAGACTAACTGTGATGACCCGGAGGTGTGGAGCCACTATCTGTCGCTGTTCTCCAGGCGGGGCAGCAGGGAGGAGGTGCAGGAGATGTGTGAGATGGCTGTGGAGCACGCGCCCCACTACCAAGTGTGGTGGAAA TATTTAAACCTGGAGAGCTCGTTCGAGGGGAAGGACTACGTATGTGATCGTCTGCTGCAGTTCCTCCTCTCTGAAGCGTCTTCTGGTGTCACAGACAAGCTGTCCTTCCAGCTGATGGAGGCTCTGCTTTACAGAGTCAACCTCAACCTGTTTACAGGCCGCATGGAGAGCGCCCTAGCTATTCTCCAG aatGCGTTGAAGTCGGCCCACGAAAGGAGCATCGCTGAGCACCTGACGGCCAGCGACCGGGCACTGCTCTGGCTCTCCTACATCCACCTGACAGAGTTCGACCGGCTGCCGTCGAGCCTCTTCGACCCGGCAGAGTCCGGCCCCTCCAGACTGGTCAGCAGAGAGTCCTTCCTGCTGCCCTGGAGGACGCCACAGGACATCAGCACGCCGCTCCACATCCTCATCGCTCTCTTCCAAG ACGCCATCCATCAGTGCAGCGATGAGTCTCTGTCTCAGAGTGAGAGGACGCTGGCCTGCCTTCCTCTCCACACCAACCTCATCTTCCTCAACAAGCTGCTGGACAG GTTGGACGAGGGCGTGGCTCTGTGCAAGTCTCTGCTGGAGTCTTGTCCCGAGTCGTGCGCTGTGAGAGACGCTCTGGCTGAGCTCCACATCAGGAGGGGAGATGAAAATCAGGCGGTCAACATGTGGCTGCAGGCTCTGGCAGAGTGTCCCAACAACGCGGAGGTCTTCTACCACTCCTGCAAGTTCCTCATGGCTCAG GAGAAGTCAAGTGCCATCGCTCCTCTGTTTCGAGTGTTcatcctgtcactgtgtgaggACCAGCAGAGTCAGAGGAAACCCGTGGATGTTCTGAG ATATATCCTTGGTTTCCCCACTGAGGGGCTGCTGAGAGGTCCCGTCATCAGGGAGCTTCAGGAGCAGCTCAGTGAACAGATGCCATACCTCCACCTCATCCACTG TTGCTGGCAGTGGCTGCACGGCTCTGTGGATGACACGGTGGACGCCTTCGAGAGAGCGCTGGGCTCAGCCATGAAACTGGAGGAGCTTCACAAACTCTGGATGGA ttACCTGGTGTTCAGCAGTCAGCAGGTCCGAGGTCCGTCCAACAGTCAGTCCAAACAGTTCTCAGATCTGGTCTACCGCTGTCTCAGCACCGTCCCATCTCGACTGGAGGTTCCCTTCAACCCGGCAGAGTTCTGGAGCTGCTACAGCTTCCACAACAAG GTGGTGATGCTCTACCTGAGCTGTCTGCCGCAGTCCCAGCATGCACTTGTTCTGGAGAGATTAAGATACGCCATGCCCAACAACACTGAACTGGGCctgag